A genomic stretch from Salarias fasciatus chromosome 10, fSalaFa1.1, whole genome shotgun sequence includes:
- the gabra6b gene encoding gamma-aminobutyric acid receptor subunit alpha-6, producing MLILKVDLGFLVVGCLRGMAFLLTCLFLSCYSASSVWGNQHGDTSIYLDNITRILDRLLDGYDNRLRPGFGGPVTEVKTDIFVTSFGPVSDVEMEYTMDVFFRQTWIDERLKFEGPIEILRLNNLMVSKIWTPDTFFRNGKRSISHNMTTPNKLFRIMQNGTILYTMRLTINAECPMRLMNFPMDGHACPLKFGSYAYPISEIVYTWKKGPLSSVEVPQESSSLLQYDLIGQTVSSERLKSNTGEYVIMTVHFHLQRKMGFFLIQTYIPCIMTVILAQVSFWINKESVPARTVFGITTVLTMTTLSISARHSLPKVSYATAMDWFIAVCFAFVFSALIEFAAVNYFSTLQANRELRKAAAMKVAAQEAAAAAAAPAAATGNDGEVSSVDASSVLKKRMNSAPLFDRPAKTFPNPPVNAQAFLQQGSAVPANNVLTGTSIIDKYSRILFPLSFGAFNLVYWIVYLTKDTMEMSRDTV from the exons ATGCTGATTTTAAAAGTTGACCTGGGATTTCTAGTTGTCGGGTGTTTGCGAGGCATGGCTTTCCTTTTAACTTGCTTATTTCTGTCTTG TTACAGTGCGAGCAGTGTTTGGGGAAATCAGCACGGTGACACCAGTATCTATTTGGATAACATCACGCGCATATTGGATAGATTACTGGATGGCTATGACAACAGGCTGCGACCTGGATTTGGAG GTCCAGTTACAGAGGTCAAAACCGACATCTTTGTCACCAGCTTTGGACCTGTTTCAGATGTTGAAATG GAGTACACCATGGATGTGTTCTTTCGTCAGACGTGGATTGATGAAAGACTCAAATTTGAGGGCCCCATCGAGATCCTGCGGCTCAACAACCTGATGGTCAGCAAGATCTGGACACCGGACACTTTTTTCCGGAATGGCAAGAGGTCGATCTCTCACAACATGACCACCCCCAACAAGCTGTTTCGCATCATGCAGAACGGAACTATCCTCTACACCATGAG ATTAACTATAAATGCCGAGTGTCCCATGCGCCTGATGAACTTCCCGATGGACGGCCACGCCTGCCCACTCAAGTTTGGCAGTT ATGCTTACCCCATTAGTGAGATTGTGTATACATGGAAGAAAGGTCCTTTGTCTTCTGTCGAGGTGCCACAAGAGTCATCCAGTTTGCTGCAGTACGACCTGATTGGTCAGACAGTGTCGAGCGAGAGGCTAAAGTCCAATACAG GTGAATACGTCATTATGACCGTCCACTTCCACCTCCAACGAAAAATGGGCTTCTTCTTGATTCAAACTTACATTCCTTGCATTATGACCGTCATCCTGGCGCAAGTGTCTTTCTGGATTAATAAGGAATCGGTTCCAGCTCGAACTGTGTTTG GTATCACCACCGTATTGACCATGACCACGCTCAGTATCAGCGCCCGCCACTCCCTCCCCAAAGTCTCCTACGCCACAGCCATGGACTGGTTCATTGCCGTTTGCTTTGCCTTCGTCTTCTCCGCCCTGATCGAGTTTGCAGCCGTCAACTACTTCTCCACCCTGCAGGCGAACCGGGAGCTGCGGAAAGCGGCGGCCATGAAGGTGGCGGCTCAagaggccgccgccgcagcagcagctccggctgcagccacGGGGAACGACGGAGAGGTCTCCTCA GTGGATGCCAGCAGCGTgctgaagaagaggatgaaCTCTGCCCCGCTGTTTGATCGGCCTGCCAAAACATTCCCCAACCCACCAGTGAATGCCCAAGCGTTCCTGCAGCAGGGTTCAGCTGTACCAGCCAACAATGTCCTTACTGGCACCAGCATCATCGACAAGTACTCACGCATCCTCTTCCCTCTTTCATTCGGAGCCTTCAACCTGGTCTACTGGATTGTCTATCTCACTAAGGACACGATGGAGATGTCCAG GGATACTGTCTAG